In a genomic window of Candidatus Eisenbacteria bacterium:
- a CDS encoding anaerobic sulfatase maturase, with the protein MTAFSLLLKPASADCDLRCRYCFYRENPDTPADPSDRRMSDAILERVISSYLATDQPRHSFCWQGGEPTLMGEAFFRRATELQERHARPGAVIENSLQTNAAGVTDGLARHLAERRFLVGVSIDGPEDLHDRYRVDREGRGTRRAVLAGVERLRRAGAEPNALALVTRDGEGRAAEIYRELGRLGFRHHQYIPCVETDRSGRPLPWSVTAEGWGAFLSDLFDAWHAADTRRVSIRLFDSILNRMVLGVADVCAMDRACGGYFVVEANGDLYPCDFFVRDGLRLGNATRTTWEKALSSPIRLSFAARKREWNEACDRCEWLDLCAGDCLKHRPGDSRALSLLCAGWKRFFRHTEERFRGLASTLRREMHTDR; encoded by the coding sequence TTCGCTGCCGCTACTGCTTCTATCGAGAGAACCCGGACACGCCCGCCGACCCGTCGGATCGCCGCATGAGCGACGCGATCCTGGAGAGGGTCATCTCCTCCTATCTCGCCACGGATCAACCGCGACACTCTTTTTGCTGGCAGGGGGGGGAGCCGACGCTGATGGGCGAGGCGTTTTTCCGGCGCGCGACGGAGCTGCAGGAACGTCACGCCCGTCCCGGCGCCGTGATCGAGAACAGCCTGCAGACGAACGCGGCCGGCGTCACCGACGGCCTCGCCCGCCACCTCGCCGAGCGGCGTTTTCTCGTCGGCGTCAGCATCGACGGTCCGGAGGATCTGCACGACCGCTACCGGGTCGACCGAGAGGGTCGGGGAACGCGCCGCGCCGTGTTGGCGGGGGTCGAGCGACTCCGCCGCGCCGGCGCCGAGCCGAACGCGCTCGCCCTCGTCACCCGGGACGGCGAGGGGCGCGCCGCCGAGATCTACCGCGAGCTCGGCCGTCTCGGCTTCCGCCACCACCAGTACATCCCCTGCGTCGAGACCGATCGCTCCGGCCGCCCGCTCCCCTGGTCCGTCACCGCGGAGGGATGGGGCGCTTTCCTCAGCGACCTCTTCGACGCCTGGCACGCCGCCGACACCCGCCGCGTTTCGATCCGCCTTTTCGATTCGATCCTGAACCGAATGGTGCTCGGCGTGGCGGACGTCTGCGCCATGGACCGCGCCTGCGGCGGTTACTTCGTGGTCGAAGCGAACGGCGACCTCTATCCCTGCGACTTTTTCGTGCGTGACGGCCTCCGCCTCGGCAACGCGACGCGCACGACCTGGGAGAAAGCGCTCTCCTCGCCCATCCGCCTCTCCTTCGCCGCGCGCAAAAGGGAATGGAACGAGGCGTGCGACCGTTGCGAATGGCTCGACCTCTGCGCCGGCGACTGCCTCAAGCATCGGCCCGGCGATTCCCGGGCGCTCAGCCTTCTCTGCGCCGGCTGGAAACGCTTTTTCCGCCACACGGAGGAACGTTTCCGCGGCCTCGCCTCCACGCTCCGCCGGGAAATGCACACCGACCGCTGA